A genomic window from Quercus lobata isolate SW786 chromosome 10, ValleyOak3.0 Primary Assembly, whole genome shotgun sequence includes:
- the LOC115965306 gene encoding biotin synthase, mitochondrial, protein MFSVRSVLALQLRRSILLLHSSCSSYSTSSAAAVQAERAISEGPRNDWTQDEIKSVYDSPLLDLLFHGAQVHRHAHNFREVQQCTLLSIKTGGCSEDCSYCPQSSRYDTGLKAQKLMTKEAVLQAATKAKEAGSTRFCMGAAWRDTVGRKTNFNQILEYVKEIRDMGMEVCCTLGMLEKQQAVELKKAGLTAYNHNLDTSREYYPNVITTRTYDERLETLEFVRDAGINVCSGGIIGLGEAEEDRVGLLHTLATLPSHPESVPINALLAVKGTPLQDQKPVEIWEMVRMIATARIVMPKAMVRLSAGRVRFSMPEQALCFLAGANSIFTGEKLLTTPNNDFDADQLMFKVLGLTPKAPSFDDAAANVYEAEACEKAASSSG, encoded by the exons ATGTTTTCGGTTCGCTCAGTCCTCGCTCTCCAGCTAAGACGCTCAATCCTCCTACTGCATTCTTCTTGTTCTTCGTATTCTACTTCTTCCGCTGCTGCGGTGCAAGCCGAGCGAGCGATAAGCGAAGGTCCGAGAAACGATTGGACACAAGACGAGATCAAATCCGTCTACGACTCTCCGCTTCTCGATCTCCTTTTCCACGGA gCTCAAGTTCATAGACATGCACATAATTTTAGGGAAGTGCAGCAATGTACTCTGCTCTCTATCAAGACGGGTGGGTGTAGTGAGGATTGTTCTTATTGTCCTCAATCCTCTAGATATGACACAGGACTAAAGGCCCAAAAGCTTATGACTAAGGAGGCTGTTCTGCAGGCTGCAACAAAG GCAAAAGAGGCTGGTAGCACACGTTTTTGCATGGGTGCTGCGTGGAGAGACACTGTAGGAAGAAAAACCAATTTCAACCAGATCCTTGAATATGTAAAAGAAATAAG GGATATGGGAATGGAGGTGTGCTGCACCTTGGGCATGCTAGAGAAGCAGCAAGCTGTAGAACTTAAGAAGGCAGGCCTGACAGCTTATAATCATAATCTTGATACCTCAAGGGAGTATTATCCAAATGTCATCACCACAAGGACTTATGATGAGCGCCTAGAAACCCTTGAGTTTGTTCGCGATGCAGGGATTAATGTCTGTTCAG GAGGAATAATAGGGCTTGGAGAAGCAGAAGAGGACCGAGTTGGTCTTTTACATACATTGGCAACGCTCCCTAGTCACCCTGAGAGTGTTCCCATCAATGCACTGCTTGCAGTGAAAGGCACACCTCTTCAAGATCAGAAG CCAGTTGAAATATGGGAGATGGTTCGAATGATTGCCACAGCACGCATAGTCATGCCCAAGGCAATGGTCAGGCTGTCAGCTGGAAGAGTTCGGTTCTCCATGCCTGAGCAAGCATTGTGCTTTCTTGCTGGTGCAAATTCGATCTTCACTGGGGAGAAGCTCTTGACTACTCCTAACAATGATTTCGATGCTGATCAACTCATGTTCAAGGTGCTAGGACTTACTCCAAAAGCCCCCAGTTTTGATGATGCTGCGGCAAATGTCTATGAAGCAGAGGCTTGTGAGAAAGCTGCTTCCAGTTCAGGATAA
- the LOC115963241 gene encoding pentatricopeptide repeat-containing protein At1g09900-like, with the protein MESQFRCKPDNLVDNNMLHMLCKKERSEELIDFALMILRRIKFPDTYSYSNILVGLCKFGRFETALDVFGEIGRAGLVPTRSAVNFLIGELCSLSAKGGAVEKVVKDAHKPFTILVPNVGANSGAVQPAVADFQCFGQFMRWVYYLVHLL; encoded by the coding sequence ATGGAATCACAATTTAGGTGTAAACCTGATAATCTTGTGGACAATAATATGCTCCATATGCTTTGCAAGAAGGAAAGGTCTGAGGAACTAATTGATTTTGCACTAATGATTCTTAGGAGAATCAAATTTCCGGATACGTATTCTTATAGTAATATTCTTGTTGGTTTATGTAAATTTGGTAGGTTTGAGACTGCACTTGATGTATTTGGTGAAATAGGCAGGGCTGGTTTAGTCCCTACTCGGTCTGCGGTGAACTTTCTTATTGGGGAGTTGTGTTCATTGAGTGCAAAAGGAGGAGCTGTTGAGAAAGTTGTGAAGGATGCTCATAAACCCTTTACTATTTTAGTTCCGAATGTGGGTGCTAACAGCGGTGCTGTACAGCCTGCAGTTGCAGACTTCCAGTGTTTTGGGCAGTTCATGAGATGGGTTTATTACCTAGTACATTTGTTATAA
- the LOC115964869 gene encoding pentatricopeptide repeat-containing protein At5g65560-like: MEEAVKLLKLVEGRKLSCVEEGYSIVIHALCEHRLVEEASHLFGKMLSQGNLDDAKRVFEIMNKKRCLPDNFTNLSLILAYGEARNWEDAYGLLIEMLGLGLSPHFHTCSLVDKLLRDNAKLDLLFKLEWKLDSQILHKFCKAGELGAAYERLKSMLENGFYPPVYVKDAFEHAYKKSGKLKMARELLEKIENDSKPDETEFRSSK; encoded by the exons ATGGAAGAAGCTGTTAAGTTGTTGAAACTTGTCGAGGGAAGGAAGCTAAGTTGTGTGGAAGAAGGATACTCTATTGTCATACACGCATTGTGTGAACACCGATTGGTAGAGGAAGCCAGCCACTTGTTTGGGAAGATGCTCTCCCAGG GGAATTTAGATGATGCAAAAAGGGTTTTTGAGATTATGAATAAGAAGAGATGCCTTCCAGATAATTTTACCAATTTGTCATTGATCCTTGCTTATGGTGAAGCTAGGAATTGGGAAGATGCTTATGGCTTATTGATTGAGATGTTAGGATTGGGCTTATCTCCACATTTTCACACATGTAGTTTAGTGGATAAACTTTTGAGGGATAATGCAAAGTTGGATTTGTTATTCAAATTGGAGTGGAAATTGGACTCTCAGATCTTGCATAAGTTCTGTAAAGCAGGTGAACTAGGGGCTGCTTATGAGAGGCTAAAATCAATGCTTGAAAATGGTTTTTATCCACCAGTCTATGTCAAGGATGCTTTTGAACATGCATATAAAAAGAGTGGAAAATTAAAGATGGCTCGTGAATTGCTAGAGAAGATTGAAAATGACAGCAAACCTGATGAGACAGAATTCAGAAGTTCCAAATAA
- the LOC115963240 gene encoding mitogen-activated protein kinase kinase kinase 17-like codes for MKRTKEEFSVGGEVSAGYGSPSWCRGQLLGRGGFGSVFIAKLKEPCWRFPSIMAVKSENAASASSSLMKEELVLQALRGCPNVVQSFGSDITTDCSGDSIYNVFLEFASGGSLFDFIKKTGSGTGLPEVIVRDCTRSILIGLKQVHDHGFVHCDIKPHNVLLVPTVDGYIPKVADFGLAKMHNVRDGSGVRGTHLFFSPEMVVFGIQEAPSDIWALGCTVLMMLTGKPPWACTSKSELLSRIATETPTIPHHISIAAQNFLSCCFVRHSAKRLTATELSSHFFLLESDECKEVFIQESAEVSNQKYPGVKPQSRHHPSALPSFIPIPSSSSKEEKDIPAAVERTCYKQIHPLAIKGCQPPVTFTVCAN; via the coding sequence ATGAAGCGAACCAAAGAGGAATTCAGTGTGGGCGGTGAGGTTTCTGCGGGTTACGGATCACCATCTTGGTGCAGAGGTCAATTGCTTGGCCGTGGAGGATTTGGGTCTGTTTTCATTGCGAAATTAAAGGAACCCTGTTGGAGATTTCCTTCAATCATGGCTGTAAAATCAGAAAACGCTGCTTCTGCGTCATCTTCACTCATGAAGGAAGAACTGGTTCTTCAGGCTTTAAGAGGGTGTCCTAATGTGGTTCAAAGCTTTGGATCAGACATCACAACTGACTGCTCTGGGGATTCCATCTACAACGTTTTTCTTGAGTTTGCTTCGGGAGGAAGCTTGTTTGATTTCATCAAGAAAACTGGTTCTGGTACTGGGTTGCCTGAGGTTATAGTAAGGGATTGCACTCGGTCTATTCTGATTGGATTGAAGCAAGTGCATGACCATGGATTTGTTCACTGTGATATCAAGCCTCACAATGTCCTGTTAGTACCTACAGTAGATGGGTATATTCCTAAAGTTGCAGACTTTGGGTTGGCAAAGATGCACAATGTGAGAGATGGTAGTGGTGTTAGAGGCACACATTTGTTCTTTTCTCCTGAGATGGTGGTTTTTGGAATTCAGGAAGCACCTTCAGATATTTGGGCACTTGGGTGTACTGTGCTGATGATGTTGACAGGAAAACCACCGTGGGCTTGTACATCTAAATCTGAACTTTTGTCTCGGATTGCTACTGAAACACCGACGATTCCACACCATATTTCAATAGCAGCCCAAAACTTCTTGAGTTGCTGCTTTGTGAGGCATTCTGCGAAGAGGTTGACGGCTACTGAGCTATCGAGTCACTTCTTTTTACTAGAATCAGATGAGTGTAAAGAAGTATTCATTCAAGAATCGGCTGAAGTTTCAAATCAGAAGTATCCTGGAGTAAAGCCTCAATCACGGCATCATCCTTCAGCTTTGCCGAGTTTTATACCTATTCCTTCTTCATCATCTAAAGAGGAAAAGGACATCCCTGCTGCAGTGGAGAGAACATGTTACAAACAGATCCATCCTTTGGCAATCAAGGGTTGCCAACCTCCCGTCACTTTTACTGTTTGTGCCAATTGA